The following is a genomic window from Malus sylvestris chromosome 7, drMalSylv7.2, whole genome shotgun sequence.
TTTTGATTAATATCCTACATTGTGCTTGATTATATTTGTGCAGATTCTGGTTACATTTACAGTTGGGCCAAAACTCaatattaaaagttaaaactctATAACTATATATTAATTTGTCCTATATAAATCCTTCATATGGTGATTAGCCGAATAAGACCAAAGGAAGTGATTAGCCGAATGATTTGTCTTTTCTTTAAATCTCATCCCATTGTCATGTACATTATCGACTCCATTCTCTAATCCCAAATTAATCCCATTAATTATTTGCCATAATCTCCCATCAATATCAAAATTTAGCATTTTGTCTCATGACTTGGCTACGATCCAAATGCCAATTCTAATCAATtctctctgttttctttttggtgAAAGATTAATATATCgaagtaaagagaaataaaagcAGAGTCGCACTACAACTACCAGTCCCGCGACGGGAAGGAAAACAGAAATATAAGTCAATAGCATATTTGCTAGTATTGTATAAAGCACTAGACCTTACCATTATTTTCCCTacaatattaaacaaaaaatgtCCAGGACGTAGACGAAGTATCCATAAGAGTTGAGACTTTTTGTTGGTAAATTGAATAAGAATGAACTATCGATGAAATACCCTAAAATCTTAGGGTAACTCCATCTTATTTGACTTTATCTAGCTCAACTTTTATCCGCCATCCTCACCACTTGAGCAAACCCTAAAAAGTGAAAAGTTAAGACATTCTATTTCAACAGTAACATGCATATCCGATAAGaattccatttttctttcttttatatgaatgcatttttaatgtttttttttttatgttgttctTATCCTTAGAATCAAATAGCACGACAAGATCATGTCCAGAAGCAAAAATTCAGGAACACAAATAACAACCAGTGAAAATGTTGGGGGAGTTGACTAAGAACTATTGCCATGGTTAATCCCAAGGAGTTAGGGCATCGGACAAGATAAACTTGATTATAGTCCATGTAATTTGGTTAAACTCACTGTCTTGATTTCAGAGTTGTGCACGAAACTCgcaatttttttaaaactattttgcgATATATGTGCAAACTCAACTTCTATGCGCACTTAGGTTATACAACACAATGTTGGTGTTTAGCAATCCATCTAGCATAAAAGATGGGAAAAAGAGTTGGAAGAAGTAACacttattttacttttactcCAATAGTCCAACATTTCCTAAATTTTTGCGCACAAGTTTGAATACCACTTCGATGAAAAAACATTGTCAATGTTATATCACAAAAAAGTCGCGAGAGAATTCAAAACGGAGCACGATTTTTATAGATGTTGTGATACTTAAATCGcaaattttatgaattaatgTATTAATAGAAGACACATTTTCTCTCGTGCATTAATTAAGgagatttagagagaaaataaaaatgaaatgtcAACCTAAACCATGCATAAACCTATAGAAAAACGATGAAATGTATGTTTTAGAAAGCACACAAAATCATTAGGCGCATAAGTTGGAATTAATCTGGTGGATTTATAGAAGAAAAGCAGAAATCTACAAACAAACTAATTAATAAGGAAACATATTTGTTCAGTTTCCCTCAACCTTGACTTGCTTTTTCAAGCCTtccaaattgtgtttttgtGACCTTGACATAAAATAAATGGCCTTGATTGCTGTGGGGTAGCCTTCAGTGATGCATGAACTTAAAATAATTGGAATGTTTAATGCCACTTAATTGGCTTACTTTGTTTAATGCATGGCCACGAGCCTTGTGCCTTCCAAGCAAGATTGGCTTTTCTTTGCACATGTATCATCAAAATCTCACACATGCGCGTGAGTACGTTCGGAAAGATtagtatatataaaataaaagctTAAAAAACCATCGAAAAAATAACGCAAAACTCTTGCCCTATTGaaataaacagaaaataaagtaaaaaggaaaataataataaacatgAATTTAAAAAGGGTGGCCTTTGCCTTTTGGTATGTGCGTGTGTCCCTTGTCTAAATCTCTCTTTACACACGCTCCCAACTGTCTGCTCTGGTCGGCAACGAAGCTTCAACCTCAGCACCTGCCAACAGCAACAACTGCCTTCTTTTTCACCCAGAAAACCCAGTTCAGTTttctagagatagagagagagagagagagagaggagagagaggccGACCCTTTACAGTTCATACTTACAAAGTCACAGGAGGCACACCAACAACCCTCTTGATATTTCAGGGGAATTCCAAATCGTGGTGGAGTTTTCGTCTCTCGTATCTTTAGCTTGTTCTGAAAAGCAGGTAAATTATATGCACTTTGTTGTCTCTCTTCAATCTAAAGTTTCTGCTGTTGTTTCTGAAATTTTTCATCTTTTGGTGTGTTTTCATAAATCCCAGAAATTATAATCGAAAATGTCCTGGATTTTTCATTGATGGTTAACTCAAGATTGAAACTTTTCTTCTGTAGTTGTCAGTTTTGTTTTGTGATTTTAATATCAGATTTTTTGTGAGCTTTTTTCTATAGAAGAAGTGGGGTTTTCCCTTGCCACTACTATATCCGACTTGATTATTTTTCTGCAAATTTGTTGTGTTAACAGCTGCATTTTACTGAGGAAAGCAGTCAGACATAAAGAGGGTCATAGATTGTTTGACACAATGATTACAGTTATGGATTCTGTAAGAGAACCATTGAGGAGCAACTCAGAGAAATGGCTGGATTCTCAATTCTGGCACGCCTGCGCCGGCGGCATGGTTCAAATGTCGCCCATTAACTCTAAAGTCTTCTACTTTCCTCAGGGCCATGCTGAGTACACCCATGGGAAAGTGGATTTTGGGAATTCTAGAATTCCACCACTCATTCTCTCCAAGATATCTGCTATCAGATACATGGCAGATCCCGAAACGGATGAGGTTTTTGCAAAAATGAGGCTGATTCCGGTGAGAGAGAGTGGttttgatcttgaggatgatgGACTTGTGGGAAACAATGGAACAGTTGAGAATCCGGAGAAACCCACATCATTTGCCAAGACATTGACCCAATCTGATGCTAACAATGGGGGAGGCTTCTCTGTGCCTCGTTACTGTGCGGAGACTATCTTCCCGCGCTTGGATTACTCGGCTGAGCCTCCTGTTCAGACCATTCTTGCAAAGGATGTGCATGGCGAGATTTGGAAGTTTAGGCATATCTATAGAGGTACTCCTCGGCGTCACCTATTGACAACGGGGTGGAGTAGTTTCGTGAATCAGAAGAAGCTTGTTGCTGGGGATTCCATTGTGTTTTTCAGAGCGGAAAATGGTGATCTCTGTGTTGGGATTAGAAGGGCTAAGAGAGGAATTGGCGGTGGACCTGAATACCCATCTGGATGGAATACTACTGCTGGAAATTCTGGCTCGGAATATGGGGGTTATTCTGGCTTTTCAAGGGAGAATGGTAATAAAGTGTTTGAAAAAGGTTCGAGTGATGACGCGAAGGGAAAAATGAGGGCTGAATATGTTATAGAAGCTGCAACTCTTGCTGCCAATGGCCAGGCCTTTGAGGTTGTGTACTATCCCCGTGAAAGCACACCGGAGTTTTGTGTTAAGGCTTCAGCTGTGAGAGCTGCAATGCAAATACGGTGGTGCTCAGGAATGAGGTTCAAAATGCCCTTTGAAACTGAGGATTCTTCTCGGATAAGCTGGTTCATGGGAACCGTATCTTCTGTTCAGGTTGCAGATCCCATCTGTTGGCCCGAGTCTCCATGGCGTCTTCTACAGGTAGGTTACATACATACTACATAGTTTTTATCATATTGAGTTTAATCTTCCAAAACTATGTAATTGATCTTCACTACTACTTCCCAAATTATTGCTAAATTGTCATCCTATAACATAAATGTGCATCTGTGATTCATTAGATACCTTTTTTAGCAAGTCAAATTCTGTATTTTTGTGAGTAAATTGTATTCATACATTCATGGCTGATACTGATTATAGTATGTTGAatataaatatgaaattatcaTTTGTTAGACattaaacaaaatattttttttttataggtttCATGGGATGAGCCAGACTTGCTCCAAAATGTGAAACGTGTTAGCCCATGGTTGGTTGAATTGGTATCGAGCATaccatccatccatccatctCCCTTCTCGCCTCCAAGAAAGAAGTTGCGGCTTCAACATAACCCAGACTATTCCCTTGTTGGCCAACTTTCCATGCCATCAGTCTGTAGCAACTTCCTAAATTCGAGCAACCCCTTATGTAATGTATCAGACAACCTATCTGCAGGCATACAGGGAGCCAGGCAAGCTCAGTTTGGACTATCTTCATCGGAGCTCTTCTTCAACAAATTGCAATCGGGTTTGTTTCCAATTGGTTTTCAACAACTTGGTCATTTTGCCCCTCTTGAAACCATCGGGGGCAGCTTTATGCGCAAGGCTGAAAGAAATGAGAATATCTCTTGTTGTCCCACTCAAAGTTTGAAGGATAATGATGAGATAAAGACACCTCACATAGTATTATTCGGTCAGCTAATTGTTACAGGGCAACATATATCTAAGAGCTCATCTGGTGATGATTCAGATGGACATCcaaagaaaacaacaaattgTTCTGATGGCTCTGGTTCTACGTCACATCGCCATGGTTCAGTGGAAAATTGTTCTGATGGAGGGTCTCCTTCGAAGACAGATCACAGCGATCTTAGTTTGGAGACTGGTTATTGCAAAGTGTGTATTGATTCAGGGGATGTGGGGACTCTTGATCTCTCTGTCCTTAGATCATACCAAGAATTGTATGGAAAGCTAGCTGGAATGTTTGGCAAAGAAAGTTCAAAGATGTTAAGAAATGTGCTCTACCGAGATGCATCAGGTGTTGTTAAACACACCGGCGACGAGCCATTCGGGTAATTTTACGCATGCTTTATTGCCTTTCAAATCATTTACTTGAATgagcatttttttcttctaggtTTTTCATTATGTATATGATCACCACTTACAATCTTGTTTGTATTGTTTGTTTTGGCAGTGACTTTTTGAAGACAGCAAAAAGACTTTATATGGTGTAACTGTGATAGCCTCATGCTTGTCTTTGCACCAATGCACCAATGCACCAATGCACCAATGCATCGTGAAGAGAACAGAAAAATTCATGCTTTTATCCTTACAAATGGATATTTTAAGAAGTTTTACTTCACAATTATACATTTACAAGCACTTCATAAATGatccattttaaatttttaaaaggctgaacttttaattttataaatgtgggcaatttttttttttgggtgtatTGTTGTGTAATATGGATCTATAATTACATAATGTGAACAACATGTCGTTTCTTCTTCGGGGGAGGGTTGGTGCCTCGCACACGACTGTTGACAAAGAGCTATCTCGCCTAATCCTTCTCtacaaaattttctaaaaaaaacagCATTTTATATCAATAACTCGGCATCAAAGTGAAGCACGCAAGTGTGTCTTATGTTGCCTCTTGGCCAAGAAAACAAGATTTGCATTCCccctttttctccttttcttcacaCCTAGTTGAtgagttatttttttttattcacacTGTCATGCGGTGTGACTACTTCAAGCAAATTATCACATTTGGTATTATCACAAAGTTCATAAAATATCATTCATGTTGTTCACTCGTATATTATAACACTTGAGTTAATAATATCACGTGACATTGTGATACTGTAATCGTACATTTTCATATACAAGAGATCTCCAAGGATTTCTTGTTTAGATGAGTTGAACCACTGATCCATGTTTTGAGCATTGAAAATCATGAACCCTAAAACAGTCTTGGGAGTTTTAATAATTGTAAACATTACAAGTTCTAGAATCCCAACATTTTTGATCTACTATTCTGCCACAAATATAGATTTTGGGATTTGAACTATTTTTCTTATAAAGCTTGAGATCATAAAAAATCAGTCAAATGAGGATTTATGTTCTCCACTTCTATAtcatttcataaaaatttgatcttttctttttaaaactaaataaataaaatcaaacaGACAAAGATCGTGAGCCAAGTAATTCCAACCCAATGCTTACTTTGAATTGTTCATacgaaatgaaaattttattttatttttaaatataaaattaagatTAGGTTGACATTTTACAAATCTCGCAAGATGGACAAATCCAAAAGACAAACCAAATTATTAAAAGACAGCAAAAGATGCTGCAGAGCAGAGACATCACACATTCTTTCTGCGTGGAATTTGGATCTtcatttggcaaaaaaaaaaacatttgtttgTTAAATAATGTTGAACGTCTCGCATCGACCAtcttttaaaacaaattataatttatagtaaatagttttattttttatcatacAAAATTTTTGTGTGATAAAAATTTCataccctaaaattttatagggaactttaacgaaaagcacttggtactgttcactttaacgaaaaaccacatttttacactaaaaaatcaatcatggtactattcactttaccctttattttgtccttatcattaaaactcaaagttttcaagccattttcattagttttcctaattttttaagtaattaagtcaAGGATtcaataataatgtgattattAATGAAACATCGATATGTTTTTCCCGAAATATTGTCGATGTATTTGTACAACAAAAttccaaataaaagaaaatcgtTGTTGGTCAACAATAATATTAGACAACATTGAAAATTGGAGTCGTTTTTTGGATTACAAATGTACAACGATGATGTGGTTctcaatattatattatattttagtgACCAAGATCCAAGATTTCCCACTTTTGCTTGCGTCCCTACTCCCCTTATTAGTCAACTGTATCGATCGGATTTCCGACATGGGTTTTTGCAAACAAACTCCAACCTGTGTTTCCGTTTGGATCTtaattaattttgctttttcTAATCACCCGCACGCATTGAGAACATAAAATATAATTCAGTTTAGCGTTTGAGCCATTGATTAATCTCAAAGTCAACACAAAGAACATCATGAAGCAAATGTTGAGGAAGAGCATGTGACATAATGTTTTATTTAGTCAGTAAACATGTTatattgatttctaactacatATAGAGTCAACGCACAATGGTTACAATACATAGGGTTGAGTTTACTTGATATACAAAAGACGTTAACTAATAAGGAGAATCCGGAAATGAGAATTCTACTTTAACAACCACACTAAAGCAACAAAATGGTGAGTATGAAATCACTAGGTTCTTATCAAACTCGCGTAAATTTACTTGATACGTGTGGTTTACAAGTAATTGTATGTAATCAAAGTTTAATTAAAGATTCTATGCATAATAAGAAAGTGAaccataaattttttttcagacAAACAAAAACCTATTTGTACCACATTTATGAAACACATGTGAGATTTAGGTAAGAATGAATCCTAATTCCATCTATCTACGTTACATGTGATCAACATATGAAGCATTGTATATGCACTAAAAAGGAAAATATGTTCTAGAGCATTGGGTCAGATACTCAGAAAAATAGCCATCAGATCAGCTCATTAGATGCAAAGTCTAGTCCAATTTTGCCAATTGAGCTAATTGGGTTGGGTTACTATGTTGTCTTGGAACTGGTTCACCTCTCGAGCTAGGCCCTTTCTCTATGTGGACTCAATTTTTTGGAAAATAACTTCCTTGAATCAAAACGCTACGATGACAATAAATATAAGAAAACGCAAGACTCCAACACTAGAATATGTGATGTAGTACTTGGGTATTATATTAATCAGGGGAACTTTTTAATTCAGTTTGTAACTTCATCAATTCTAAATGAGTAAACATGCCAATAATAAAAACTGAATGTTGCGACATTGTATCATCATTTGCATGCTAAAGGTGGTTGTTTCTTGGTTAATCGTATGATTGAAGGTTGTTCTAGACTAGATAATAATTTGTAGTACTGCTATCAAAACACTGGATTGCAATACAACTTTGTAGGTATTAGATAGTGTCTTGTGAAATTAAACTCATACAACAATATTCGACCTAAATTCCATAGAACATAAATTGATGTTTCCTCTATTTTTTAagaataatttttaaaataatagaaAACAAAATACACATTATAATAAGAAACTAAAAATCATTTATGCCATCACTACCGTCGCCATAACCAAAACCACCGCCACAACTTACAATCATCACCACCGCGGCAACCATTTTTGACACTATTGCCATCACTCTTGCCACCatggccaccaccaccaccaccacctccaccatCCCTCCCACCATTGCTGAAACCTACCCTACCATTACCATCTCATCCTAACCACCACCACATGCACTACGCTGCCACTACAACCATATTATCCACCACTATCACCCTCACTACCATGGCCATCAACACCTCCATCGTCTCACCGTTATGGCCCCACCACCAcctcccaccaccatcaccacattCTCCACTTCATTACCCTCACCATGGCCACCCCCATTACCCTCACCATTACCACCACTCTAACCACTGTTACTACCAATACTATTCTCGTctcaaccaaggaagaaaaaattgataatatcggcgatatttcgccgatattatcgtttttttaaagatccgatatttttttaactatccaaatgattttcatcaaaatatcacgatattatcgataatattgataatatcgcgatatttttaaaattatcgataatatcacaatattatattcaaaaataCTTTAAAATGTTGAGAAATCTCAACACATACTACACTTGATCAAAGCCCAAAGGCCAACCAAGACATGCTTTTCTCAGCATGTGAATGTGCCTTTTATAGGCGTTCTTggcttgctcactgccctcgctgggtgatgtgggactcgaccaaggaagaaaataggaatttcggccgaaaatccacacccactttaaacggccataactttgtcaaaactcaacaaaatcaagcaagaaaaaaacgaaagttgtagccctcgaagagatgaagagaatggtacctcacaagacgtctgaatcgtcgtggtttggccggaaaatgcctcgaaagtcactgaggtcgccggaaactgggtaagattcaaataaatataactttttcaatactcaacgaaattgagtgaaacaaaaaggaaagttgtactactcgacgagacgaagagactGATACCTTGTACGATGGCCAACTCGCCGttttttggccggaaattgcctcgaaagccactgaggtcgccggaaactgggtaagattcaaatgagtataactttttcaatacgaaactaaattgagtgaaacaaaaaggaaagttgtagtcctcgaagagacgaagagaatggtacctcacacgacgtctgcctcattgtggtttggccggaaattgcctcgaaatccactgaggtcgccggaaactgggtaagattcaaatgagtataactttttcaatactcaacgaaattgagtgaaacaaaaaggaaagttgtactactcgacgaaacgaagagattgataccttgcacgccggccaactcgccgtggtttggccggaaaaccaaAACGTTTTGTCTCAAGGGCTAGTAAATGTGAACTTGTGACTCCAAC
Proteins encoded in this region:
- the LOC126630741 gene encoding auxin response factor 18-like, producing MITVMDSVREPLRSNSEKWLDSQFWHACAGGMVQMSPINSKVFYFPQGHAEYTHGKVDFGNSRIPPLILSKISAIRYMADPETDEVFAKMRLIPVRESGFDLEDDGLVGNNGTVENPEKPTSFAKTLTQSDANNGGGFSVPRYCAETIFPRLDYSAEPPVQTILAKDVHGEIWKFRHIYRGTPRRHLLTTGWSSFVNQKKLVAGDSIVFFRAENGDLCVGIRRAKRGIGGGPEYPSGWNTTAGNSGSEYGGYSGFSRENGNKVFEKGSSDDAKGKMRAEYVIEAATLAANGQAFEVVYYPRESTPEFCVKASAVRAAMQIRWCSGMRFKMPFETEDSSRISWFMGTVSSVQVADPICWPESPWRLLQVSWDEPDLLQNVKRVSPWLVELVSSIPSIHPSPFSPPRKKLRLQHNPDYSLVGQLSMPSVCSNFLNSSNPLCNVSDNLSAGIQGARQAQFGLSSSELFFNKLQSGLFPIGFQQLGHFAPLETIGGSFMRKAERNENISCCPTQSLKDNDEIKTPHIVLFGQLIVTGQHISKSSSGDDSDGHPKKTTNCSDGSGSTSHRHGSVENCSDGGSPSKTDHSDLSLETGYCKVCIDSGDVGTLDLSVLRSYQELYGKLAGMFGKESSKMLRNVLYRDASGVVKHTGDEPFGDFLKTAKRLYMV